The nucleotide sequence tttgtcACCTCTGTCCGTTGGTTGCACCAAACCGAAGCACTGGCTTAAGACAGCACCTGCATACACTTTCTGGGGGGCCAACAAAATCTTGCTCCAGCATACTTGCACGTGAGCCTTAGGGTAACGTACCTGAAAGGCGTGGGGCGTGGAGGTGGAGCGGGCCCGGAAGAACCCTGGCGGCTCGGGCTGGTCCAGCAGGTCCTCCGCCGAGGCCGATTTCCCTGGAGCCGAGCCGGCGGACTCCATCCAGCTGGACTGGCGGGCGTGAGCGCCGGGATGACCGGAGACGAACTGGGAGTACCTGACCGAGCTGGACGAGGAGTCCAGGATGCGACCCGCGGACAGCGGCCTGAGCAGCTTCTTCCTGGGGCCCGCGTTTCCAGAGAGGGGCCTGGGACCCCAGTCTGACGGCTTCCCGGGCGTGGAGTGCCCCTGGTCGGGGGTGAGCAGGGCCGGCTGCTGGGGCTCGGTGGTTCTGTGGCCTGTCTTGCGCTCCATGTAGGCCACCAGGGCCTTGTGCTGGATCTGCTTCAGGCTTGCCTTGAAGAGGCTGGAGGCCGAAAGGGCGCGGCCCCTGGTCTCGAGCACCTTCCTCTGGGCCGTCCCCATGCCATGCTCACTCAGGTCCTCCCCGGACAGCAGgctctccctctcactgcccAGGGAGCGTTGCGCGGCGTGAGTGGGTCCATCGCCCAGCTGGTGAAGCTTCTCCGGCTCGGAGTAGCACAGCTTCTTCTGCTCAGGTGTcagcctcctcctgccccctatTCGAGCCACCTGAGGCTGAGCGAGGTTTGGGGGCCTCCCATTCTCCTTCTCATTCTCCTTACCACTCTCGTTGGTGCACTCCTTGCCACTCTCTTTGAGGCTCTCCTTACCGCTTTCCTTGCcattctccttctccagctccttgaTGCTCTCTTCGAAGCTCTCCTTGGTGTTCTCCTTCTCTTTGATGCTCTCTCTGAAGCTCTCCATGCTGTtatccttctccctctccttacTGCTCTCTTTGAAGCTTTCCATGCTGTtatccttctccctctccttacTGCTCTCTTTGAAGCTCTCCTTCAtgttctccttctccctctccttgccTGGGACCTCAGGTCCCGAAGGCGCAGAGCTCTCTGAAGCCAGCGAGGAGCACTGCAAGGAGGAGACAGGAGGAAGCACAGAGGGCCTCTTCTCAGGCCTCTGCCTGATCCTGTGGGGCCAGGAGAGCTGCAGGTCCTTCCTCTTGAAGGACGTTTCCCGGAGGACCTTGCTCTGGGCGTCCTTCAGCTTCTCCTTGTAGTACTTCTTGAAGGACTCGTCCAGGGTGTTGTAACAGTCGGCAGGCATCTCCACCCTCTCCTGGCTCTGCTCGGTGGGTGTGGCCCTGTTTGAGgtcctctcctccctgtggGTGGGGCCTTCCTTGCTTTGCCCCCTCAGGGCCCCGCTGTTCCGCCGTGACTCCTTCGAATTCCCATTGGGGTCACTGTCGGTTTTAGGCCTGTGAGCCAGAACCCCTCTGCTCTCGCCAGTCAGATGGTACAGGAGGGGCGTGGTTTCCTTGCTAATTTTTTCCTTAGCTACATCTTCAAAAAGCTGTCTCATCCCTTTCTTCCCTTGGTCAGCGTTCTTACCACCAGCCACTGGGTCCGGGCTCTGGATCGGCAGAACGGCTTCCTCGGTGCTGGAGTTTGCTTGAGAGAGCCGGTCCTCGGGGCCGCAGTAGAAGATGTGATGGCTGCTGCTGTGGTGGCGGCGAGAACTGAGGCCGAGCTCCCTGCCCTGCATGTTCTGGCCTTGCTCGTCGAGGCCATCAAAGCCGTCGGACCCCTGATCAGAAACAGGCGAGGGGCCGCGTGGGTTGACACCACCGTGGATCTCTCTGTGTTGGTTTCTTGCGCTGAGGGCCTGGTTTCGGAGGTAGGCCGCCCGCTCACCTTGGGGGTCCTGGCTGCCCTGACGTCTGTGACGAATGATTCTGAGCAGCTCTTCCACTTTGCTGTGAGTTCTCTCCACCGGCCTGCGACGGTCCCCCTCCGAGcgccgctcctcctccccctccgccaCGCCGCCGAGCGTGCCTCCGAAACCGGGGTCGGGCGGCTTGCACACGCCCGTCACGAAATAGAACTGTCCCTTGTGCTGGATGTTGCCGTTGAGGACGGTCGGCGTCCAGGCCTGCGGTTTCTCGGCCGAAAAGCCGCCCTCCTGGGCTGAGTGCCGCCTGGGTCTTTGCGTCTCGGTGGGGTCGGCACTGCCCGCAGGCTGCAGCTCGAGGCTTTCCTGCGGAAGGAAGGCCGGAGGCGATCGGCTCACACTCGCCGGTTTCTGCGGCTCGGGCACCTGATCCGCCCCGTCTCGACTCACGGGGTCCCTCAGGCCGGGCTGCGAGACCCGACGCCCGTAGTCAAGGTCAGGCCTGGGACACGCTGCGTCGGGGCTGTCCGCCGGGGACCGGCGATGGGTCTTCTCCGCCACCTGGCCCTCAGGATATGGATAGGACCTGGAGTTTTCCAAGTTCCTTATTGTTATAAAACTGTCCAAGCGAGTgggcggtggtggtggcggtggtgcttgtggcggtggcggtggcatGAACGGAGGTGGCGGCGGCAAGGGAGACTCCTGGTCGTAGCAGCGCCCACCCACGACGGAGCTGCGTTGATCGCACTGCTGGGAAATGGCCTCCATTGACCTGTAGAGCTTCTCCACGCTCTTGGGGTTGGAGTTGAGTTCGTTGGGATGGTAGACGGCCTTCACGTACTTCATGTCAGTGTACTGCAGGGAATGGGGGTTTGTCTCCTCCCTGCAGTAGGGTATGAAGGGAGAGGAGTAGTCCGGAGCGTTTGAGCCCCCGGAAAAGGAGCTGTAGGCAGAATCCCCTTTCCCATGGTGGTGGGTGAACTGGTCAATGCTGCTAGTGGACTTAGCCGGAGAGAGTCTGCTCACTGGACAGCTCAGAGGATGCAGATCCAGGTTACTCACTCTCTCAAAGTGAAAGTTGAAGGAATCCATCGATGTGCCTAACACGGAAGTGGGGAATGAGGGTCGGGATGCACATCCGTCGAATGAGGACGTAGCACGTGGTTCCACTGTTCACTTTCCGGAAAGTTCaagacattcttttttttttactccttttCTCTTCGGTCTTCAGGAAGTGGAAACCACAGCCATACGTCTGTACGGGACCCTAAGGGCAAGGACAAATATGTGCATTTCAGAACAGACAAATTCAGTATAGTGACTGCAAACCAGTAGGACTGAAGCAAAATACTTGTGTAGATGCGAGGTAATTAAAGGGAGGTACCCAAAATCCTCCAGCCCCACCATAATGACTGCATTCCTCACAAATGAATCACAGATAGCTAATGAGGCGTGCTGTATCCATTCCTTCATCCACGTAGCTGTGTTGACTGACAATAACATGTTTGTGTTATATTCTCAACGCGGCATGTCTACCGGGGGCCACGAAACTCGCTAGGCCTAACAGTAGATCAAAAGGAATGCAGCCGAGATGTTTATCTCCTCCCTCAATCAAACGTCTCCAAGGACTCTGATAATTCTCGACGCACGGGCAATTTATTGCATTCCACTTCTCAATCGGGGCGGGGCTTATCGAGCTGAAAGTATTTCCCGAAATCAAAGAGGTTTTCGAAGCACCGGTGCCACACAAGTGCTTGGTACTGGGCAAAGCTGAAAATACCGTCTGATCACTTCATCCTGGGATACCCCTTCGAGGCCCTCCGTTTTCCTGCAGATTCACGTATGACTGTATATTGTTACGATCGACTCCTTTGACACTCAGAAAATGATGGcgaatatgtgtgtatgcttttaaaaatgtacgaGAGCTGAAGTTAAGCAGAGATTGGGAGAGAGCACAGAGTAGATAAAGCCAAGAATTAAATAGGTTTTTCGAGGCGTCgcggagaagaaaaaaaaagaaataccttAAATACCATTGAAGACCAGGAAGAAATATTTTAGGATTAGACGTGATTATCATTAACTGGATTAGAAACCAGGGACTGAAGGACTGAACGCTCTGCACAAAAATCAATGGAGCATTACAATGACTAAATTCTGAGTTCCCTGTGTGAAACTGCTGGTCTATTCAACCTTCtgcacaaattgttttttttggtttgtttgtttgtttgattttgcgGTTGACAGAAATGAATTTTGTCACTATTGCATTACAGAGCAAACGCTCGCAGACACTTTTGGTGGCCGGggagtaaatggactgcatctatatagcgcttttatccaaagcgctttacaattgatgcctctcattcgccagagcagttaggggttaggggttaggtgtcttgctcaaggacacttcgacatgcccagggcggggtttgaaccggcaaccctccgactgccagacaattggtcttacatCCTGACCTATGTCACCCCTAACTGTTGTTTATACACATTCCTTAGACTGAAACAAACTACAGACATAAGGTCAGAACATTCATGGGAGGATTAACCTAAATGCCCTCGGTCACATTTTCAGCGTTAATCAGGgcgaaaataaaatgacatgcatACCGTGCCATGCAGTTCTGcaacatttcttctttttttttgcattatgcTAATTAGCTTCAAAGCgcttttaattaaatctttaatcacatttaaacCAAATTAGGCCTGTGTGGTGAGAGATGCACAAGATGACTCCTTCCTCCCCTTTGGTTAAAAGGGGCGAAGCAGCCATTGTGCGAGGGGAAGCACCCTGGCTTCAGGGGGAACTAGGTTTATTGTCTGACGGCACTCCTAAACAATGAGACATGCAGGCTGCTGGTTGTTTAtcctccattacggctctggTGTGCCTGGCGGTTGCATACCTGACACACACTAACAAAGGTCACTCCGAGCCGCCTGGAAACATCGTAAGAAGGCAACGCAGAATTGAGGCCCTCCTGCAGAGCGTACAACACAGAACCCACAGCCCAAATATTTTTGTTCGTCTTAGCAAGTTATTTAGTCTTGTACTGagacttaaaatattaaaatactagCTTGTTAAAGTTACTTTTTTCTCAACAAGTGAAATTTTCTCACCCCAtgggcaaatcttgaaatgagtctcacctcattggcaattgtttttgtcttatttagcaaagaACGTCATTGAAACAAAAATCGAAAGACCAAAATAATTAAGATGGActtatttttttggggttttggtAGTGTTGTTGTAAAAGCATGTTATTGGTtgcaaaaaagtaaacattcaATCGTGTACCATGGCAAAGTGTGTGTAGTAACCTCAAAATTATAACATTGAAAATGCTAAGACTACGCTGCGCAGAAACAACAAACGACCTAATGACGACTTCCGTTGCCAGGGCCTTTTCCCGCAACGCACGACAAATTTTTTGCGGATCCCGCTCGCGGGACAGAGCGGATTAGGCCACAAAGCAGGGCTCGTTCCTTTCCCTCACGTGCCCCGCACCCTGCCGCACGGTGCggaccccttttttttttcgggatCCCCTCAGAGCCCAgcggtggagaggagagaggctgtGGTGCTCTAGGTGCGTTTgggggagcaaaaaaaaaaaaaaaaaaaaaaaaagaatcattctGATGAATTCACAAGCACAATCGGGCCCGTTCAGCAGGGGGCTCTGCGTGTGTCACGTGGGGACTCGCGGGGCAGCATGTGAGGACGGAGGGGCCCCGGGGCTGCCCCTCCACAGCATGGCCCCGAACCCGGGGCCACTCAGGTGGAAGTGATAGGAAGGAATGTCTAGAGAAGCACAGCGAGGGACTggaggggacacacacacacacacatacacacacacacacacacagttacagatacacacacacacacacacagttacagatacacacacacacacacgatacaGGGACAAACAAGGAGAAACAGGGTGAAGTAactatgcatacacacacacacacacacacacacacacacagtagcaaatacacacacacagagttacatacacatacatacacacacacagttacacacacacacacacacacacatacacagttgcacacacacacacacacatacacagttacatacacacacagttacagacaaacacacacacacatacagctgcatacatacacacacacacacagttacagacactcatacacacacacaaacaaaagacaGGCATgtatacattcacacatacacagagcacacgtgcgcacacactctcacacaggcaaACATGCTTATGTttactcatacacaaacacacagacacacaaacaaacatgcataaaGCAAAACATGCATGAAGATAACGTCAAGCCCACTGAGGTCTAAAAATCTCACTGTGGTATGAATGAAAATCTTTTGGCGCTGTACACTTTCTTTTTGAAGAAACCAAAAGCTATGAAACCCCAGCAAAcctgacagaaacacaaaaatgcaaacctCTCCATAAAAGAAATTAATCTTCGTATAAAAGAATGAAGTTCAACAGCACCGCTGAAAATGCCGTCCATTGTTTAAATTTAGCCCAGAGGCACAGGACTCCACGGCTGCTTACCTGGACTCGGGAAACATGTCATGCTACAGAAGTGCTATCGGTTTACTCCACAAAGTCAAGAcggaaagaaaacaaacaaaaaaaaaaaacacagcacccAAACCACATTCTTCACTTTCTACgtatggggagggagagaaagcaataaaagaaaagggaaaggcctttatttaacactgatttAATGCAGCGGAGACAGAGCTGTTCACAGGaataaatggagagagagggggggcatagagtgagagacagagagagagagagagagagagagagagagagggagaaagtgaggTGAGAGACatagagcaaaagagagaggaagagagagagaacggcttCGGAGAGGCTTGgagtgaagagagagggaggggttgagagagagacagagagaaagagacagtgagcgagagagagagaaagagagagagtgaggtgagagatagagcaagagagagaggaagagagagagaacggcttCGGAGAGGCTTGgagtgaagagagagggaggggttgagagagagaaagagacagtgagcgagagagagagaaagagagagagagagagagtgaggtgagagatagagcaagagagagagagagaacggcttCGGAGAGGCTTGGAGTGAAGAGACAAGgaggggttgagagagagacagagagaaagagacagtgagcgagagagagagagagagagagagagagagagagaaagagagaaagctcGGGAGAGAAGAGAGCACTGTTGCACATCCGCCTGGAGGACACACAAAGAGGGCAGCAGAAGGCTCATTTCAGAGCGGGACAAAAAGATCTGCATTCCTGCGGGCTTCAAAGAGGGCCGGGCGGAGGGCCGGGCGGAGGGACGGGCGATGGGCCGGGTCTCATTCACGCAGGGCTCCTCTGTGCATGGAGCCTGGCCaaaaatggggagggggtgctttcacctccccccgaccccccaacTGAAAACACACCAAGCACACGGAGCCCCCATTTAAGACCCCCGGAGCCCCCCACTTTTACTactctaaaccccccccccccccgccgccccactACAGTATTTCCAACACGCTGAGCCATGGGACCATGGGAACCCCCTTCCGAATTCTACAGGGGGTCGTGCCGAGGTCCACGACTTTCACCGAAACGGTAAGGGGGTCGCAGAGGGGCGAGAGTTCCTCCatcgccccctcctcctcctcgggaCAATAAAACGCAGGATAAACGCCGCGGCGTCGGAGGGCTGTTTGTTTACAgcaggggtccccagtcttatccgaaaaagGGCCGgggtgggtgcaggtttctgtttcagCCCAGCACCAGGACACTTGATTACACTTGTCAAGGCCTTATTACACAAGGTCTTAATTGAAGACCAGGattagttaattaattttatcaATTATagcagtgctgggctaaaacaaaatatctgcacccacaccggcccttttcggattaAACTTGGACACCCCGGGTTTTTAACACGTTCCTTTTTAAGGTTGCTTCAGCCACTTTGTCACCACTCACTTTCCAGAGAAGGAGGTTCGAGCTTCTCTGCGTTTCAGACGTCACCAGATACCACGGTAACTCAGGTGTCCCTTTGTCGCAAAACGCCCAGGGGCTCCGCCCCAAAATCCACACCTCTGAAAGAATTAGGCCGCAGAACGCCCCGTCCGTAGGGTGTGGCCTGTGCGTTCTGTTTTTCTGAGACACGCTCTGTCCCGGTTCAGACTAGGGTCACGTTTCGGCTGTCTGTCTGAAGGTGCAACGCCCTCCTGTCATCCACACCTGTGACTGCTAGCGAATGACAGGAGCGCTATTCTTACCCCACGCCGCGTTGACACACTCACTGCTGAGCGACAAAGTGGTTTAGGGGGTCTATTCTTACCCCACACTGCGTCGACACACTCAATGCTGAACACCTGAATGGTTTAGGGGCGCTGTTCTTACCCTGTTCTTACCACGGTGCGTCGACACACTCACTGTTGACCCCCCTTTGCCGATTCCAAGGATCTGGTTCAAGCCGTCACCGTAAGACAAAATGTACAAGACAAACTGTGCACCTGTCACCCTGAAGCGCgtcacacacctgctcagtGACGCCCTTTCTCGAGTCCAGGTGACATTTGGGATTCTTAATGGCGACGCCCCTTGCAGTGGGGCTTCTGAAACCCCtgatgtcgggggggggggggggggggggggggggggtaataccATTGGGCTGTGGGGCGCCCAAAACGTTCTCTGCATGGCAACAGGATTCACCATGGGGCTGTCGCGTCCAATAGCGGACAAGCcctccggagagagagagagagagagagagagagggagagaagagagatagagagagggagagggagagagagagagagagagagagggagagggagagagagagacagagagagggagagggagagagagagagagagagagagggagagggagagagagagacagagggagagagagaaagaagagggagagggagagaagagagatagagagagggagagggagagagagagagagagagagggagagggagagagagagacagagggagagagagagagagagggagagaagagcgatagagagagggagagggagagagagagagagagagagggagagggagagagagagacagagggagagagagaaagaagagagagagggagaggaatgTCATTGTTTAAAAAGCCCGAAGGTGCCGGAGTTTGCCGGTAAGGAGCTTTTCCGTCACAAGACGGGGAGGGAGGAATCCCGCGAGCTCGGCCGCCTCCCCTAAACTCGCCAGGAGACTCGGACCGCCGGGAGCGAGGCAGCTCGGCGCGGCGGCTAAAATTCCGCTGATGTCATCACAGCGGCTTGAAGCGCATTACCGCCAGGCCCCGGAGACGCGCCGGGGCGACGAGGATGACGAGGGCGACGCGGACGACGCCGCTCCAGACGCCGTTCAGATAAACGGATTTGGCGTGGCGCGGCCATCCAGCTACGCCAAGCACCCGTGGCCGATTCTGAAAGGCACCCAGGTCCGAGGTGATCGATAAACGCAGCCTTACAGGGTCAGACTCAGCACAAGGACTCAGCACAAGGCCTCAGCACAAGGCCTCAGCACAAGGACTGGCGTACAGAACATAAGTCAGGAGGACTCTGGTGACTGTGAGTGCAACCCTGATAATGCCGATTACGCTCATATTATCCTCCTGgaataaccctaacccagtcCCCAGCCCTGCACGCGTTCCATTTCTGACCCAGTTCAGAGAACGCCTGAGAGTCAAATTAAAGTCACGAGGTTTTTATGGTACGGGCCAGAGTCTCTCacccacacgcaaacacatacacacacacacacaaatatacacacacacacaggcccatatacacacacacacacatatacacacacacgcaggcccacatatacacacacacacacacacgcacaggaccacaaacacacacacacacacacatacacacacacgcaggcacacacgcgcacacagggccacacacatgcagacagacaaacacacacacagcacgttCTACCCTACATTCTCTCCTCTACTAGGATATAAATCCATTAAATTCTAATGTATCAACCAACAGATCCACCCCAATGTCACTTGAGGCAACCTAAATTAAAACAGTCAGAAACAAATAATCACATTCAAGCTTTGGTTTGTggtcattaaaatgattaaatatctAACTGCTCACCACCCTGCAGGGAGAGTGACATTTATTATCAGAATTAGTGAACTGTGAGAACTGTGCGTGTTGATTTATCTGGCCCTGCAGTCATTTGGGGGTGAAAACACATCTTAGCAGATGCATCGGTGACCCTGGAATGAGGCATCGCACCACCAGGCAACCCATCTGTCCACAGAAACCACAAACAATCTGCACAGACACCCGGTCCCCATAACGATGGCAGCGAACCTGTTCTCCCGGGACGGAAGCCCACTGCTGGGGATTAATGAGCAGCATTAATAAGGCTTCTTCCAGAACAAAGGTACACCAttaccacacaaaaaaacagcctaCACATCTGCTAGCTTTTTACAGAGTCAATTTAACGTCAGAGCCTTATGGTGCCATTTTAAACAACGGTACATCGTAGTACATCAACTGCACCATCTTTAAATACTATCAAAAGCgaggattaaaaaaagacactCCACGCAGCCCTGTTTCAGACAATACCCCAAAACTTCTGCTTCAGTCACGACACTCATAAAGCACATTCAGAAAgacagcgagagaaagagagagcgagaacaagagagagaaagggagggaggagagagaaaaagggtgCAGAAAGAgcgatagagacagagagagggaggagagaaagcgagtgagaggggcgaggggagggggcgaggggggagaagagaaagtgagagggacacacacactcacacgcgcagcGCGAACACAAAGGGAGGCGTGAGGGAGCCCTTTTGAGAGCGGGCCGAAGGGCCGCGGTGTGGAATGTGGACTCTGGCATGTTTACAGCACACAGGCCGAGGAGCCGACCCCGGCATTCCACAGGAGGAGGCGGCGCCGCCCCCGCCGGAGTCCGGCCGGACCCTTTTCGGACCGCCGcggaaaaaaacccccccaaaaaaaacagcttttttttttggaaaaggtaGCATCGGTCAGCGAGGGAGATGGATTAAAAAATTAGAGAAAATCTAAAAAAGAAGTGGAATCCCAAATGTCACCATGGTGGTCAGCGGCTGGTTACTGTCCCCccacacaccccgcccccccccaccccccccgacaTTACGTCGCTGTAATGCGCCCCTAAGCCCACGCAGGGCCAGTGTGTCCCTCCCTCCGCCTGCCAGTAAAATCAGCAGGCCCATTAGCTGAGCAAACTCTGCATGTAATGGCATCGGTCTCAAGCAAATGTTTAACTTGTTCAGGACACCGAAACCTCAgtgcaataaaacaacaaaacaaaaaaaaacagcataataaatttttttttttaactatcgTGGTGTTAAGCATTTACACACCTGGCAAAGCTGAGCTGGGTAAAAGATTAACTTGCAAGGCCTAATGTTCCAGAACTGTAACAccagtcaataaaaaaaaagtcttcaagAGATTAttcattatatacatatatccgCAGATAACTGTACTTGCGATATTTTTACATGATATTATGGGCCAAACAGTAAATACATAATGTACTCAATCAAGAAGTAAAGTGGCGTATCGAGTTTGCCCAGCGAGGCCCTGAGACCAGAGAGATTAGCGAAAAGAGCGAGCTGTTGCTCCCAGTGTGAGAGGCCCAAACGGCAGGGCTGCTCATGGGCTTCTGCCACATGCTtctgaaccagaaccagaacaatCCCAGAACCCCCCACTTCAGTACTGTAAAAATCAGTACCCCAAAAAATCTTAAGtcagtcttatatttagacttgaaatcttatttctattacttgTGTCCGAGTGATTCCAAGCTGCCCAACCAATAAAGAGGGTCAGTCACAGGagaaataacccccccccccattccccagcCTTTGCTCCTCCCCGTTTCTGCGTTGCCATGACAGCTGTGGAGGGACGAGCCATAGTTTAGGGAGGGTCAGCTAACTCCAGCCAATGGGAGACCCTACAAAGGAAACATCGACCTGAGGGCCAGCCTGTAACCAACCTGCATCACCGCACGTTCTCTACGCACGCATTCCCAAGGTAAAGCACACACCTGATATAATGATGGCATGATCAGGACCACACCCACTGTACAGTGCCGTCACCTGACTCCTTACTCAACACGAGTGGAATGCAGTAATGAAAGAGCTCATGGGAcgtggagaagaagaaaaaaaagattcaaataCGAGAGGCAGAGGGGAACAAACTGACCCACTTCCTGATACCTGAGACCTCAGGGAgtcccctaccccctacccccaacccctgccccccccccctcccttcaggGACCCAGAGCACTCTGCCCTGGTTACGTAAACCTGGATGCATCCCTCCCATGGTGACCGCTAAAAAACCCGCCATcaagttgccccccccccccccccggccgcacAGGAGGACCCGGGTCCCGGCTGACTCCTGCGGTCCACGTCTCAAACGTCGACACCCGTTTCGTCTCCAGTGC is from Anguilla anguilla isolate fAngAng1 chromosome 9, fAngAng1.pri, whole genome shotgun sequence and encodes:
- the shroom1 gene encoding protein Shroom3 isoform X1, which encodes MDSFNFHFERVSNLDLHPLSCPVSRLSPAKSTSSIDQFTHHHGKGDSAYSSFSGGSNAPDYSSPFIPYCREETNPHSLQYTDMKYVKAVYHPNELNSNPKSVEKLYRSMEAISQQCDQRSSVVGGRCYDQESPLPPPPPFMPPPPPQAPPPPPPPTRLDSFITIRNLENSRSYPYPEGQVAEKTHRRSPADSPDAACPRPDLDYGRRVSQPGLRDPVSRDGADQVPEPQKPASVSRSPPAFLPQESLELQPAGSADPTETQRPRRHSAQEGGFSAEKPQAWTPTVLNGNIQHKGQFYFVTGVCKPPDPGFGGTLGGVAEGEEERRSEGDRRRPVERTHSKVEELLRIIRHRRQGSQDPQGERAAYLRNQALSARNQHREIHGGVNPRGPSPVSDQGSDGFDGLDEQGQNMQGRELGLSSRRHHSSSHHIFYCGPEDRLSQANSSTEEAVLPIQSPDPVAGGKNADQGKKGMRQLFEDVAKEKISKETTPLLYHLTGESRGVLAHRPKTDSDPNGNSKESRRNSGALRGQSKEGPTHREERTSNRATPTEQSQERVEMPADCYNTLDESFKKYYKEKLKDAQSKVLRETSFKRKDLQLSWPHRIRQRPEKRPSVLPPVSSLQCSSLASESSAPSGPEVPGKEREKENMKESFKESSKEREKDNSMESFKESSKEREKDNSMESFRESIKEKENTKESFEESIKELEKENGKESGKESLKESGKECTNESGKENEKENGRPPNLAQPQVARIGGRRRLTPEQKKLCYSEPEKLHQLGDGPTHAAQRSLGSERESLLSGEDLSEHGMGTAQRKVLETRGRALSASSLFKASLKQIQHKALVAYMERKTGHRTTEPQQPALLTPDQGHSTPGKPSDWGPRPLSGNAGPRKKLLRPLSAGRILDSSSSSVRYSQFVSGHPGAHARQSSWMESAGSAPGKSASAEDLLDQPEPPGFFRARSTSTPHAFQTVGYMKEMSPEGTLQRSSSPKKAEGEVPASKTRAASVSEVQRVRVSAPRGKSMEELGVSRASRPPVLSKSSDELDQLRAQRAGPGRENRDAPFPAEAQEKPQGCSQRRPFPKQDSAPQLSDSEDRALSRTPTPATPPVSGSSPRGRAQSASSSGVPFTTERVGKSVFYPNTPLPPPPPLQTCGSPEQESPALPSPPWGPRESRASSSRVKTAPPVRPLLAEASAGDQDGSPGPDSSQEVSLSHGVTTDPSSWIVARETGSAPPQPSLPPDDVIEEAPSRHALALPEGGSQAAEPSAVEAAEPSRSAEPRQQAEQEGAEPEGAEPEAGPETEDARRWEELVEEVVAKDQSLARVLYPVTNRKTAVMLMEQLLSEDTLLMGEHYRRKQERNYITQQAGDRSETKEEEEKVISPVCENSGYDVQEQETQHTPDKTESDVTEKKRLLMASIAGRLRAVEAQREALQEEVRANGLQGGAVDALVRRGCLPAEHERYALFVGDLERVVSLLLCLSARLARVQNALSTVDQDTDAEEKESLDSRHALLCKQREDAKDLKDNLDRRERVVSAILSKHLTPEQLQDYRRFVQTKAAILIRQKDLEERQRLGEEQLECLSNSIPL